The DNA sequence AAATCCGGGAGGATAGTGGTTATACATATTCGGATTCTACAAAAGAAGATGGATGTTCAAACTCATATTCTAGTTCAGGACTAGTTTCCTCAGTGACATACAGTACATCATTACATGTTGGACAATATAATTCTGTAGAACCTTCCTGATTAAAAAGATTATCACCTAAAACTACTGCTTCATTACAAGTTGGGCAAATAGTTTCATGATATCTTCCTTGTTCTTCTTCAATTAGATATTCTTCATCATAATAGTCAGTCTCAAGTGCTTCTAAATCTAGGTCCATAGCATCTACATGTTGTTCTAGATCACCTAAGTCAATATCTAGTTCTTCAAAACCTTGCGCAAAATCTTCTAATACATTAACAATTTCTTTAATAACTTGACCTTCTTTACTGTTATCTGAGACATTCAAACCCTCAACTAATCCTCTTAGATATGAAACGCGGGCCCTCATATATAACCTCCTTGTTTAATGTAGTCTCATTATATTATTCCCCTTTAACCCGCTCAATATATTCACCAGTTCTAGTATCTACTTTAATTATATCTCCATTATTTATGAAAAACGGTACATTAACACTTAACCCAGTTTCTAATTGGGCTGGTTTTGAGCCACCAGACGCAGTGTCTCCTTTCACGCCTGGTTCTGTTTCAGAAACTTGTAATTCAACAAATACTGGAAGCTCTATTCCTATAATTTCTTTTCCATAAAATAGAATTGAAATAACCATATTTTCTTTTAAGTATTTAACTTTATCACCTAATTGCTCTTTATTAATAGTATACTGTTCAAATGATGTTGTATCCATAAAATAAAACATGTCATCTGCTGAATATAAATATTGCATTTCAGATTTTTCAATATGTGCTCTCTGTACTTTCTCACCAGCTCGGAATGTTTTTTCTGAAATGGAGCCAGTCTTATAATGTCGCAATTTTGTTCTAACAAAAGCTGCCCCTTTACCAGGCTTTACATGTAAGAAATCAACAATCGTATAAACTTCCCCATCTAATTCAATCGTCATTCCATTTTTGAAATCATTACTACTAATCATAATATAATCCTCCTTTAATTAACTATTAGTTCAACTAAATCTCTAGTAAATCTTTAGTTGCTTGAGTTAACACTTCACAACCATTTTCTTTAACTACTATTATATCTTCTATTCTTACACCACCCCAACCAGGTAAGTATACACCTGGTTCTACAGTTACTGTCATACCAGGTTTCAATGTCTCTTCATGATTTGGAGACAAGCGAGGAGATTCATGCACTTCTAGTCCTACACCATGTCCTAAACCATGGCCAAATTTATCACCATAGCCTTCTTTATGGATTATACATCTAGCTGTTTCATCAGCTTCTTTGCCTGTCATACCAGCTTTAATGGATCTAATAGCATTCATTTGTGCTTGTAGTACCATTTCATAAATCTTTCTTTGTTCCTCAGTAGCCTCACCTAAAACAACTGTACGAGTTATATCTGAACAATATCCCTTGTAACAAGCACCTAAATCCATTTTTACAAAATCACCATTCTTAATCTTTTTTTCTGATGCAACACCATGAGGTAAAGCTGATCTTTCTCCACTTGCTACTATTATATCAAAAGAAACCTTTTCGGCACCTTTTTCCTTCATGAAATGTTCCATTTCTAAAGATAGCTCTCGCTCTGTAACACCTTCTTCGATAAAATTAACTATATGTAAAAAAGCTTCATCAGAAATTTTAATAGCTTCTTTTAATGTATCAATTTCATCCTCATCTTTAATTTTCCTGATTTCAGATACTAAATCAACACTAGGTTGCAAAGTTGTATTACTCAATTTTTGCTGATATTCTTCATAAGTTTCATATGTAATATAATTTTTTTCAAAATATAGAGTTGATACATTTAAATCACCTAGAATTTCATTTAATGTTTTAGTCATAGGAAATTCATGTTTTACAACTTCAATCCCTTCATAGATTTCTTCATTTGCTTGTTCTACATATCGAAAATCAGTTAAAAAAATATTCTTTTGTGGGGTGATCAACAAATAACCACTTGTTCCTGTAAACCCAGTTAAATAACGACGATTCTCAGGTTTTGTTACAAGTAAAGAAGAAATCCCTTTTTCTTTCATAATGTCATTCAACTTCTTTAATCTGTTATTCATATTATCTACTCCTCTCTTAAAAAGTCAAGATGATTTAATAAAGCTTTTAAACCAAGTGAATAACTTTCCAAACCAAATCCTGATATCTGACCTATAGTAACCGGAGCAATCACCGACTTTGCCCGAAAACTTTCTCTAGAATATATATTAGAGATATGTACTTCTACTACTGGAATGGTTAGCGCTGCTATGGCATCTCTTAGTGCTATACTATAATGAGTATAAGCAGCTGGATTAAATATCACTCCTGAAGCTTCATCATTTGCTTTATGTAAAAAATTAATTAGTTCACCCTCACAGTTAGATTGCAAAGTTACTATCGTTATTTGATATTTTGACCCTAATCTCTTTAGTCTATTATTTATTTCATCTAAATTCACCTTACCATAAACTTCAGTTTCACGTTCCCCCAATAAATTTAGATTAGGGCCATGAAGAACTAAAATTTTCAAGGTCAGACCCCCATTCTAGTTTATACATCTTAACATGTATACTATTTCTTTACATCTCATTGTTTTCCTGCTGAAAAACAAAAATGCGCTTTTGGCGCATTTTTGTTTTTACTTCACCCTATTTTTTCCTTTTTTGCTTTACCTAATGTATAGTAAGGTTATCTACATCAAGAGCAGCCTTCCAAGCTGTTTCACTTAACGTCGGGTAAGAGTGAGCCATCTCAATAAGCTCGTCGAAGCGTGCTTATTTTTTGATAGCTAAAGTGTCTTCCTGTATCAAACTCAAACACATAGGGACCTAAAAAATGAATATCACGAACTTTTTTTAGTGTCTTTTTCTGTTACAAATTTTACTATCCCATCGATTTTTCCAAGTATCGTTTGCTTTTCATTTCCTCTAAAAGATAATTTACCAAACTCTACAGCAATTCCATGTTCTTTGCAAACATCCTCACTCATGCCTACTGTAGATATTTCAGATAATGTAAAAATACAACTATGAATTGCTTTATCTTCGTAAACTTCATAAGTATCTAAACATTTCCACTTACAATTCCCTTAATTACTAGCTACATAGCTAACATAGTCCTTATTAGAAACATCTCCGATAGCATATATTACTGGTATATTTATTTCTGTTTTTTCTTAACCATATTTATCAACATTAGTCCTAGGTTTTTAGTATCTATCTCATGTAAATTTGACCTTCTCCAATTGATAAAATCACTTAATCAATTAATCTTCGCTACGACTTATCTCTGTCACCTTTGTTTTTGTTAATATTTTTACTCCACTTTTTAAGATAACTATGAACATCTTCTAACTATTTCTTTATCTCTTGAGATTCCACTTATCTTTAAGATATTTTGTTTTCTCAAGCTCAGAAACAAATAGTTTTTCACCTTCAGTTAAAGTTCCCTGTTCTAGTTTGATATCCAAAGCTGATTCAAAGCCTTTTTTAAAGACCTTAATCAAATTGTCTTGTGTTATGTCAATATTTTTTGTTTTAGCTACATCGGCTAATCCAGCTGCTCTGTTTTTTAAGGTCTTTTTAGTTCGTTCACGCACCTTTTCTGATGGAAAGTTTAACACAGATATTAATTCTTCTATATTTATTTTAATAGGTATAGATCCATGTTGAAGTAAAGCACCATATTTCCTTACTTGGGCACTACCAATAACCTTTTTATCCTCTACTAATAATTCATACCAAGAAGGTGCATCAAAACAAGCAGCCGATCCTTGTTTTTTACCACTCCCATTTTTCAGCTCATTCATCTCAGCTCTAATACCCATTTCATCTAATCCATACATTAAGCCTCTCGATAAAACTTTATATGCCTTTATAACTTCGTCTGGGATTTTAGGATTCTGTTCATTGACAATAACACTATAAGTTAGTTCATCTTTATGAAGAATTGCTCTACCACCTGTTGGGCGTCTTACATAATCAAAACCCAATTTTTTAGAAACTTCAAAGTCTATTTGACGTTCTGCTTTTTGAAAATACCCCATGGAAACACACGGGGGATCCCAAAAATAGAACCGTATAGTTGGTGGAACTTCTTCTTTTGATACCGACTTTAATATTGCTTCATCTCTAGCCATATTGGTCGCACCGTTAGATGGTTTTTCATCAATAATCAATCTCCATGTTTCCATAGAATCTCCCCCTGTCTTAAGTTTCTATTCTAGATAAAACTAACTTAACCGCATTCTGTGCCTCTTCAGATGTGAGTGACCGGGGATAATTATAAATAATTCCACCTGGTTTTTCATTGTAATAAGGCCTATTACAATCAGGACATCCTGTAGTTTCAAAT is a window from the Natranaerobius trueperi genome containing:
- a CDS encoding CD1247 N-terminal domain-containing protein; amino-acid sequence: MRARVSYLRGLVEGLNVSDNSKEGQVIKEIVNVLEDFAQGFEELDIDLGDLEQHVDAMDLDLEALETDYYDEEYLIEEEQGRYHETICPTCNEAVVLGDNLFNQEGSTELYCPTCNDVLYVTEETSPELEYEFEHPSSFVESEYV
- the efp gene encoding elongation factor P, whose translation is MISSNDFKNGMTIELDGEVYTIVDFLHVKPGKGAAFVRTKLRHYKTGSISEKTFRAGEKVQRAHIEKSEMQYLYSADDMFYFMDTTSFEQYTINKEQLGDKVKYLKENMVISILFYGKEIIGIELPVFVELQVSETEPGVKGDTASGGSKPAQLETGLSVNVPFFINNGDIIKVDTRTGEYIERVKGE
- a CDS encoding M24 family metallopeptidase → MNNRLKKLNDIMKEKGISSLLVTKPENRRYLTGFTGTSGYLLITPQKNIFLTDFRYVEQANEEIYEGIEVVKHEFPMTKTLNEILGDLNVSTLYFEKNYITYETYEEYQQKLSNTTLQPSVDLVSEIRKIKDEDEIDTLKEAIKISDEAFLHIVNFIEEGVTERELSLEMEHFMKEKGAEKVSFDIIVASGERSALPHGVASEKKIKNGDFVKMDLGACYKGYCSDITRTVVLGEATEEQRKIYEMVLQAQMNAIRSIKAGMTGKEADETARCIIHKEGYGDKFGHGLGHGVGLEVHESPRLSPNHEETLKPGMTVTVEPGVYLPGWGGVRIEDIIVVKENGCEVLTQATKDLLEI
- the aroQ gene encoding type II 3-dehydroquinate dehydratase; this translates as MKILVLHGPNLNLLGERETEVYGKVNLDEINNRLKRLGSKYQITIVTLQSNCEGELINFLHKANDEASGVIFNPAAYTHYSIALRDAIAALTIPVVEVHISNIYSRESFRAKSVIAPVTIGQISGFGLESYSLGLKALLNHLDFLREE
- a CDS encoding lipoate--protein ligase family protein yields the protein METWRLIIDEKPSNGATNMARDEAILKSVSKEEVPPTIRFYFWDPPCVSMGYFQKAERQIDFEVSKKLGFDYVRRPTGGRAILHKDELTYSVIVNEQNPKIPDEVIKAYKVLSRGLMYGLDEMGIRAEMNELKNGSGKKQGSAACFDAPSWYELLVEDKKVIGSAQVRKYGALLQHGSIPIKINIEELISVLNFPSEKVRERTKKTLKNRAAGLADVAKTKNIDITQDNLIKVFKKGFESALDIKLEQGTLTEGEKLFVSELEKTKYLKDKWNLKR